The Loxodonta africana isolate mLoxAfr1 chromosome 23, mLoxAfr1.hap2, whole genome shotgun sequence genome has a segment encoding these proteins:
- the METTL21C gene encoding protein-lysine methyltransferase METTL21C, producing the protein MDVCLSSTQQPGSFGEAPRTPGGWLEAEKKGTLQEDGTEGPPGGNLLVTTSTPSRLFSCVYLCWTCNKTHFIFCCPGSNKIEPSLQSLQKFVPTNYASYTQENYLYAGKKIVIQESIESYGSVVWPGAVALCQYLEEHTEELNLQDAKILEIGAGPGLVSTVATILGAQVTATDLPDVLGNLQYNLLKNTLNCAAHLPDVKELVWGEDLEQNFPKSTFYYDYVLASDVVYHHYFLEKLLTTMVYFCQPGTVLLWANKFRFSTDYEFLDKFKQAFETTLLAEFPESSVKLFKGTLKWD; encoded by the exons ATGGACGTGTGTCTGAGCTCCACGCAGCAGCCCGGGAGCTTTGGGGAAGCACCAAGGACCCCAGGTGGCTGGCTAGAGGCAGAGAAGAAGGGAACTCTCCAGGAAGATGGCACCGAGGGACCCCCAGGAGGTAACCTCCTTGtcaccacttcaacaccttctcGATTGTTTTCCTG TGTATATTTGTGCTGGACTTGTAATAAAACCCATTTTATTTTCTGCTGCCCAGGTTCGAACAAGATAGAACCATCTCTTCAAAGCCTCCAGAAATTTGTTCCCACAAATTATGCCAGTTACACTCAAGAGAATTATCtgtatgcaggcaagaagattGTCATTCAAGAGTCAATAGAGAGTTACGGATCCGTGGTCTGGCCAGGG GCTGTGGCTTTGTGTCAGTATTTGGAGGAACACACAGAGGAACTGAATCTCCAAGATGCTAAAATACTTGAAATTGGTGCTGGACCAGGCCTTGTTTCCACTGTGGCTACTATTttag GTGCTCAAGTCACAGCAACTGATTTGCCTGATGTCCTAGGAAACCTTCAATACAATCTTTTAAAAAACACACTAAACTGTGCAGCACACCTGCCTGACGTGAAAGAACTGGTATGGGGAGAAGACCTGGAACAAAACTTCCCCAAGTCAACTTTTTACTATGATTACGTTTTGGCCTCTGATGTGGTCTACCACCATTACTTCCTGGAAAAGCTGCTCACCACCATGGTCTATTTTTGTCAGCCAGGGACAGTGCTGCTTTGGGCAAACAAGTTCAGGTTCAGCACTGATTATGAATTTTTAGATAAATTCAAGCAAGCGTTTGAGACAACACTCTTGGCCGAATTTCCAGAGTCATCAGTCAAACTTTTTAAAGGGACACTAAAATGGGACTGA